A single window of Chloracidobacterium thermophilum B DNA harbors:
- a CDS encoding serine/threonine-protein kinase, producing MRFRLTRHPFTVVTCGLAAVALFYIVFAIVVLGRYGGYEKDFGWQYKVEADHYALAARDESLREVDGWRLVAINGDTRLFPIARDRMIWLHLRDIAPGQTYTLQVSRGAEMRELTLTSSLRWQWQLVWHALAYGLVTLSFAGFALFLGFLRPEDGLARLAALAAFATSAIPCFRMLEPVAPLFSTVELTLFYAMVTSYPIFLALGVHFYARFPSRARLAAVWRPVIVLGYVLGALIGGGYRWLDWVTVQGRPQAIELMIRFGTVFYALDPLALVYLLAGFVVLVVVVTGNYRRLKEPDDRRRIQWAVYGTLVGIAPFAVLTAVEVVFGAYRGALAANPTYQLLTFFSEITYIAIPVTLGYTIVRHRLFDVKVIVRRGVQYALAKRALTALVVVPLAWLVLMALLNTHLTVRELFLTNPLSVALGIFAALALRFQAPLQQWIDRRFFRDQYDRERLLIELPEQLKQQTSLDELTDLVTREITAALHPKTFRLVFLSTAAGQETLAETQRPSRYLSLPERSPLADYMQLATGAQDVPLPPEAQLSAFEQSILEQVQAALLVPMKNADGRLVGLMMLGEKQSEEPYSALDRQTLQAIGAQVGIIHDNTRLRAQVERVERMRREVLARLDEQEINLVKECPVCGRCYDANVNLCADDRAELTLSLPVERVIEGKYRLDSLLGKGGMGAVYLAHDLRLNRSVAIKVILAHLFGDPAALRRFEREARTAAALRHPNLVAVYDFGRTGAGGAYLVMEVVRGRSLRAELRQRRRLDGPTAALWFDQIFEGIKAAHAAGIVHRDLKPENVVICDDCSAESRQPVIKVLDFGLAKSSLEDEQTITRPGMVMGTVGYMAPEQAMGREAVAGSDIFSLGVMLVEALTGDVPFPRRNFSEYVVAVRNQTMHLSLGTTPEAKTLERIVRRALSREPEERYASVAEFQAAVIPALQFYAVHPAAAPKPASADDMPTLPAPRHLEGSAHAPTLAEPAAPDIKP from the coding sequence ATGAGATTCCGCCTCACCCGCCATCCATTTACCGTTGTTACCTGTGGCCTGGCGGCCGTGGCGTTGTTTTACATCGTCTTTGCGATAGTTGTTCTGGGGCGCTACGGTGGGTATGAAAAGGATTTCGGGTGGCAGTACAAGGTTGAAGCTGACCACTATGCCCTGGCGGCCAGGGATGAGTCCTTGCGCGAGGTGGACGGCTGGCGGCTGGTGGCCATCAATGGCGACACGCGGCTGTTTCCCATCGCCCGCGACCGGATGATATGGCTGCACCTGCGTGACATCGCACCGGGGCAGACCTACACCCTGCAGGTTTCCCGGGGGGCGGAGATGCGGGAACTGACCCTGACCTCGTCTCTGCGCTGGCAGTGGCAACTCGTGTGGCACGCGCTGGCATACGGCCTCGTCACGCTGTCGTTTGCCGGTTTTGCGCTCTTTCTGGGGTTTCTGCGCCCGGAAGACGGACTGGCGCGGCTGGCGGCGCTGGCCGCTTTTGCCACATCCGCCATTCCCTGTTTTCGCATGCTGGAACCGGTCGCGCCGTTGTTCTCAACGGTGGAGTTGACCCTGTTCTATGCCATGGTCACGTCGTACCCGATCTTCCTGGCGCTGGGGGTGCACTTCTACGCCCGTTTCCCGTCGCGCGCACGGCTGGCTGCGGTATGGCGTCCGGTCATTGTGCTTGGCTACGTACTTGGGGCGCTCATTGGGGGTGGGTATCGCTGGCTGGACTGGGTGACGGTACAGGGGCGGCCGCAGGCCATCGAGTTGATGATTCGCTTCGGGACGGTTTTTTATGCCCTTGACCCGCTGGCGTTGGTGTACCTGCTGGCCGGGTTTGTCGTGCTGGTTGTGGTTGTCACCGGGAACTACCGGCGTTTGAAGGAACCAGACGACCGCCGCCGAATTCAGTGGGCCGTGTATGGGACACTGGTCGGTATTGCTCCCTTTGCCGTGTTGACCGCCGTCGAGGTGGTTTTTGGAGCGTATCGCGGGGCGCTGGCCGCCAATCCAACCTACCAGCTTCTGACCTTTTTTTCCGAGATAACCTACATCGCCATCCCGGTGACACTGGGTTACACCATCGTGCGCCACCGGCTGTTCGATGTGAAGGTCATCGTCCGGCGGGGGGTACAGTACGCCCTAGCCAAACGCGCCCTGACCGCACTGGTTGTCGTCCCGCTGGCCTGGCTGGTGTTGATGGCCCTGCTCAACACGCATCTGACCGTCCGTGAGCTGTTTCTGACGAATCCGCTTTCAGTGGCGCTGGGCATCTTTGCGGCACTGGCCCTGCGTTTCCAGGCGCCATTGCAGCAGTGGATCGATCGCCGTTTCTTTCGTGACCAGTATGACCGTGAGCGGTTGCTCATCGAGCTGCCCGAACAGCTCAAGCAACAGACCTCGCTGGACGAGCTGACTGACCTGGTGACGCGGGAAATCACGGCGGCGCTGCATCCGAAAACCTTTCGGCTGGTGTTTCTCTCTACAGCGGCAGGGCAGGAAACCCTGGCGGAGACCCAGAGGCCAAGCCGGTATCTGTCGCTGCCAGAACGCTCTCCGCTGGCGGACTACATGCAGTTGGCGACCGGCGCCCAGGATGTGCCGCTGCCCCCGGAAGCACAACTCAGTGCGTTTGAGCAGTCTATCCTTGAACAGGTGCAAGCGGCCCTGCTCGTGCCGATGAAGAATGCCGATGGGCGGCTCGTCGGTTTGATGATGTTGGGGGAAAAACAATCGGAAGAACCCTATTCGGCGCTTGACCGTCAGACCCTGCAGGCGATTGGCGCACAGGTTGGCATCATTCACGACAACACCCGGCTTCGGGCACAGGTGGAGCGGGTTGAACGGATGCGCCGCGAAGTGCTGGCGCGCCTGGACGAACAGGAAATCAACCTGGTCAAGGAATGTCCGGTGTGCGGCCGGTGCTACGATGCCAACGTCAATCTCTGCGCTGATGACCGGGCGGAACTCACCCTGTCCCTTCCGGTCGAGCGGGTCATTGAAGGGAAGTACCGCCTGGACAGCCTGTTGGGAAAGGGTGGGATGGGCGCGGTCTATCTGGCCCACGATCTGCGCCTCAACCGGTCGGTGGCCATCAAGGTCATTCTGGCGCACCTGTTTGGCGATCCGGCGGCACTGCGCCGCTTTGAACGCGAGGCGCGCACGGCGGCGGCGCTGCGCCATCCCAATCTGGTGGCCGTGTATGACTTCGGGCGCACGGGTGCTGGCGGCGCATACCTCGTCATGGAAGTGGTGCGGGGACGCTCCCTGCGGGCCGAGCTGCGCCAGCGCAGACGACTGGACGGCCCGACGGCGGCGCTCTGGTTCGACCAAATCTTTGAGGGGATCAAAGCGGCGCATGCGGCCGGGATTGTCCACCGCGACCTGAAGCCCGAAAATGTGGTCATCTGCGATGACTGCTCCGCTGAAAGCCGCCAGCCGGTGATCAAGGTGCTTGACTTTGGGCTGGCCAAATCCAGCCTCGAAGACGAGCAGACCATCACGCGCCCCGGCATGGTGATGGGAACAGTGGGGTACATGGCGCCAGAGCAGGCCATGGGGCGTGAAGCCGTCGCGGGCAGCGACATCTTTTCACTGGGCGTCATGCTGGTTGAGGCGCTGACAGGCGATGTGCCATTCCCGCGCCGCAACTTCAGCGAATACGTCGTCGCCGTCAGAAATCAGACCATGCATTTGTCTCTGGGAACGACCCCGGAGGCGAAGACGCTGGAGCGCATCGTGCGCCGTGCCCTGTCGCGTGAGCCGGAAGAACGGTATGCGTCGGTTGCCGAGTTTCAGGCGGCAGTCATCCCGGCCCTACAGTTCTATGCGGTGCATCCAGCCGCTGCGCCAAAACCTGCGTCAGCCGACGATATGCCAACTTTGCCCGCTCCCCGCCACCTGGAAGGCTCCGCCCACGCCCCCACCCTGGCCGAACCGGCCGCGCCGGACATCAAGCCATAA
- the selB gene encoding selenocysteine-specific translation elongation factor produces the protein MERSVIIGTAGHIDHGKTSLVQALTGTNPDRLPEEQRRGMTIDLGFAHLNYRDWRFAFVDVPGHERFIKNMLAGAHGIDLVLLVIAADEGVMPQTVEHLSICQLLGLSHGVIALTKCDLVEPDWLALIRDDVARFTQGTFLAGKPVVAVSAHTGAGCEALLQALAGEAAAVRPHAVACPPRLPIDRIFTRPGFGTVVTGTLISGTFAVGEEVSIEPGGIVTRIRGLEVHGVARKEVHAGERVALNLTSLEVGDLRRGDVVTPLHRFHPTSRLDVQLELLADAPGPLTDNTRVRLHHGTSEVMARVTLLDGRHELPPGNVCFAQLRLEAPLLALPDDRFILRRYSPATTIGGGKILDVHPPRRRGRSRQTDDVLKQLAAGGDQRRMAFVRRTGATGLTLAELASLTGDSDAELEAFARRTPECVFLGPARRLVAQTALDQLCQNITTTLETLHRERPRQPDLPREEIRQRTAHNLPTEVFQHAVTRLVHEQRIVADAHAMRLASHQVQLSASDTAQKQTVEQLCRQAGWHMPTLPDLCRLTNRPATQVLADVQLLIIEGRLVRVGDFFLHAEAASELLARLRQAKTKGETLDVGAFKVLFDLPRKYAIPLLEWLDQTGVTRRYGNIRLMA, from the coding sequence ATGGAACGCAGCGTCATCATTGGCACAGCCGGCCACATTGACCACGGCAAAACTTCGCTTGTCCAGGCATTGACCGGCACCAACCCGGACCGGCTGCCCGAAGAGCAGCGGCGCGGCATGACGATTGATCTGGGGTTTGCCCACCTGAATTACCGGGACTGGCGGTTTGCCTTCGTGGATGTGCCCGGCCACGAGCGGTTCATCAAAAACATGCTCGCTGGAGCCCACGGCATTGACCTGGTGCTGCTGGTCATCGCAGCTGATGAAGGCGTCATGCCCCAGACCGTTGAGCATCTGTCCATCTGCCAGTTGCTGGGACTTTCCCACGGTGTCATTGCCCTGACCAAGTGCGACCTGGTCGAACCCGACTGGCTGGCACTCATCCGCGATGATGTCGCCCGCTTCACCCAGGGCACCTTTCTGGCCGGCAAACCGGTCGTTGCCGTCAGCGCCCACACTGGCGCGGGATGTGAGGCGTTGCTTCAGGCGCTGGCCGGCGAAGCAGCCGCTGTCCGCCCCCACGCGGTCGCCTGTCCACCACGGTTGCCCATTGACCGTATCTTCACCCGGCCGGGCTTTGGAACGGTTGTCACAGGAACATTGATTTCAGGAACTTTCGCCGTTGGGGAAGAAGTCAGCATTGAGCCGGGCGGAATTGTCACACGGATTCGCGGGCTTGAAGTCCACGGCGTCGCGCGCAAGGAAGTCCACGCCGGGGAACGGGTGGCCCTCAATCTCACGTCTCTGGAGGTTGGCGACCTGCGCCGGGGCGATGTCGTCACACCGCTGCACCGCTTCCATCCAACGTCGCGCCTTGACGTACAGCTTGAACTGCTGGCCGACGCACCCGGTCCACTGACGGATAACACCCGCGTACGCCTGCACCACGGCACCAGCGAAGTCATGGCGCGGGTGACGTTGCTCGACGGTCGGCACGAGCTGCCCCCCGGCAACGTCTGTTTTGCCCAACTCCGGCTGGAAGCGCCTCTGCTGGCCCTGCCCGATGACCGGTTCATTCTCCGGCGCTACTCACCGGCGACAACCATTGGCGGCGGCAAGATTCTCGATGTCCATCCACCGCGCCGGCGCGGCCGCTCGCGGCAGACGGATGACGTTCTAAAACAACTGGCGGCTGGCGGCGACCAGCGGCGGATGGCATTTGTCCGGCGCACTGGCGCGACCGGGTTGACGCTTGCCGAACTGGCCAGCCTGACCGGCGACAGCGATGCCGAACTGGAAGCCTTTGCCCGCCGCACCCCGGAGTGTGTCTTCCTTGGCCCGGCCCGGCGTCTGGTCGCACAGACGGCCCTTGACCAGCTCTGTCAGAACATCACCACCACGCTCGAAACGCTCCACCGGGAACGGCCCCGCCAACCTGACCTGCCACGGGAGGAAATCCGCCAGCGGACGGCCCACAACCTGCCAACGGAAGTCTTCCAGCATGCCGTCACCCGGCTTGTCCACGAGCAACGGATTGTGGCTGATGCGCATGCCATGCGCCTGGCCAGCCACCAGGTACAACTTTCTGCTTCCGATACGGCGCAGAAACAGACCGTGGAACAACTCTGCCGCCAGGCCGGATGGCACATGCCGACGCTGCCTGACCTGTGCCGTCTGACCAACCGCCCGGCGACACAGGTGCTGGCCGATGTTCAACTGCTCATAATCGAAGGGCGGCTGGTGCGGGTCGGGGATTTTTTTCTGCACGCTGAAGCCGCGTCCGAACTGCTGGCGCGCCTGCGGCAGGCAAAAACGAAAGGTGAAACCCTCGATGTGGGGGCTTTCAAGGTGCTGTTCGACCTGCCGCGCAAGTACGCCATTCCCCTGCTCGAATGGCTTGACCAAACCGGCGTCACCCGGCGCTATGGCAACATCCGCCTTATGGCTTGA
- a CDS encoding TonB-dependent receptor: MLLGCFSVVSAQSESGSAGIEGIVSEASGTPVAGVRVVIKNKETGYTRTVTTDANGRYAAGVLPVGLYEIEAAALGGGQPGRQLVKLTVGNTERVDITLETENVREFIEVTADQGVVDVQESASGLNISERAIRDLPVRGRNFAEFFQLQPGVMQEQDRSGLVVAGQRSINSNVAVDGADFNDPLQGNQRGGNEAVFFFPQSAVREFQVVRAGASAEIGRTNAGFLNVVTKSGTNEFHGEAFYFNRNRFLTSPDAFGRDLDNLQNQFGGSFGGPIKRDRVFFFTAIEQNFLRVPFVVSFNVPTGQTLPQVLRDLEGEKRGSNNPTALFVRGDYILNSRNTLNTQYNYTRLQGDNFNFENARQTRAESVNYSRQNRSHGFKTSLVTVVTDRFVNEIRGQIAGDDRDEVPNSLDSQIDISGVGTVGGDNSRPRTFRTRRFQLSDNVSFNGGRHQLRFGFDLNINRVQQQRAAAIQGRYGFTGGNALLNYTRALAGVNTINRYRGFLPGTPQEPATFRGVQQEIAAFITDKIRVLPTLTITLGLRWEGQFNPQPASPNPDIPETQRIPNDLEQWQPRLGLAWNINGDKKTVVRASAGLFTARTPATLFQRVNTENGIANLAIDTNNIPSGSRRNALLAAIFPSFPRAITTLPAGFAPIDFPQRVYGFAPDFQNPRSFQASLTIERQLFQHWNATLGFIRNSTWDLQRRVNRNLPPPGSPGYVVVGNSGYVFFNTAFRPIQILNGRNYGPILINESSAHSSYNGGMLTVTRRYANRFQLTANYTFSRTMDDDSNERNFNQEFAINPFNLKLERGPSKQDIRHNFNLSGLVDLPYGFIVSAIIVARSGLPYTAIIGDDVNNDGNDNDRAIINGVVVGRNSFRQPNFFNLDLRVAKSFRLGETRRLDFLAEFFNVTRNTNKNYDVDAIAIVEGPRPLSNGTLSTAALNPAGFLPYSAPSTARFGGPRQVQLGVRFTF; this comes from the coding sequence ATGCTACTGGGATGCTTTTCAGTTGTCAGCGCCCAGTCGGAATCCGGTAGTGCCGGCATCGAAGGTATCGTTTCGGAGGCATCTGGTACGCCTGTCGCTGGGGTCAGGGTAGTCATCAAAAATAAAGAAACCGGTTATACCCGAACTGTGACGACAGACGCCAATGGGCGCTATGCCGCGGGCGTACTTCCCGTAGGATTGTATGAGATTGAAGCTGCCGCGCTGGGTGGTGGTCAACCCGGTCGGCAACTTGTCAAGCTGACGGTGGGCAATACCGAGCGGGTGGACATCACGCTCGAAACGGAAAACGTCCGGGAGTTCATCGAAGTCACGGCTGACCAGGGCGTTGTGGACGTACAGGAATCCGCCTCCGGTCTCAACATCAGCGAGCGGGCGATTCGTGACCTCCCGGTGCGCGGACGCAACTTTGCCGAGTTTTTTCAACTCCAGCCAGGCGTGATGCAGGAGCAGGACCGGAGTGGGCTGGTGGTTGCCGGGCAGCGTTCAATCAACTCCAATGTCGCCGTGGATGGCGCTGACTTCAACGACCCGCTTCAGGGGAATCAGCGCGGCGGCAATGAAGCCGTGTTCTTTTTCCCCCAGTCGGCTGTTCGTGAGTTTCAGGTGGTGCGCGCTGGCGCCAGCGCCGAAATTGGACGCACCAATGCCGGCTTTCTGAATGTCGTGACCAAAAGCGGCACGAACGAGTTTCACGGCGAAGCCTTTTACTTCAACCGCAACCGGTTTCTGACCTCACCGGACGCCTTTGGGCGTGACCTGGACAACCTCCAGAATCAGTTTGGCGGCAGCTTTGGCGGCCCGATCAAGCGCGACCGTGTCTTTTTCTTCACGGCCATCGAGCAGAACTTTCTGCGCGTACCGTTTGTGGTGAGTTTCAACGTCCCGACCGGGCAGACGCTGCCGCAGGTGCTGCGCGACCTGGAAGGCGAAAAACGCGGCAGCAACAACCCGACGGCGCTGTTTGTCCGGGGCGATTACATTCTCAACAGCCGCAACACGCTCAACACCCAGTACAACTACACGCGGCTGCAAGGTGACAACTTCAATTTTGAAAACGCCCGCCAGACCAGGGCCGAATCGGTCAACTACTCGCGCCAGAACCGGAGCCACGGCTTCAAGACAAGCCTGGTGACGGTGGTGACGGATCGGTTCGTCAATGAAATCCGGGGGCAGATCGCCGGTGACGACCGCGACGAAGTGCCCAACTCGCTGGATTCACAGATTGACATTTCCGGCGTTGGGACAGTGGGAGGGGACAACAGCCGGCCGCGGACGTTCCGCACGCGCCGTTTCCAGCTTTCCGACAACGTCAGCTTCAACGGCGGACGGCATCAGTTGCGCTTTGGTTTCGATCTGAACATCAACCGCGTGCAGCAGCAGCGCGCCGCCGCTATTCAGGGGCGGTATGGTTTCACCGGGGGGAACGCCCTGCTCAACTACACCCGCGCCCTGGCCGGTGTGAACACCATCAACCGCTACCGGGGCTTTCTGCCGGGAACGCCGCAGGAACCGGCGACCTTCCGGGGCGTCCAGCAGGAGATTGCCGCTTTTATCACTGACAAGATTCGGGTCCTGCCAACCCTGACCATCACCTTGGGGCTGCGTTGGGAAGGGCAGTTCAATCCGCAACCGGCCTCACCCAATCCCGACATTCCTGAAACCCAGCGCATTCCCAACGATCTCGAACAGTGGCAGCCGCGTCTTGGGTTGGCCTGGAACATCAACGGCGACAAAAAGACCGTCGTCCGCGCCTCGGCCGGGTTGTTTACGGCGCGCACGCCGGCGACGCTGTTCCAGCGCGTCAACACCGAAAACGGCATTGCCAACCTGGCCATAGACACCAACAACATCCCTTCCGGCTCACGCCGCAACGCGCTGCTGGCGGCCATCTTCCCGTCCTTCCCGCGTGCGATCACGACGCTGCCGGCCGGTTTTGCTCCGATTGACTTTCCGCAGCGGGTCTATGGCTTTGCCCCGGACTTCCAGAATCCACGGTCCTTTCAGGCATCGCTCACCATTGAGCGGCAACTGTTTCAGCACTGGAATGCGACGCTTGGGTTCATCCGCAACTCAACCTGGGATTTGCAACGGCGCGTCAACCGCAACCTGCCGCCGCCGGGCAGCCCCGGCTACGTTGTTGTTGGAAACTCCGGCTATGTGTTCTTCAACACGGCGTTCCGTCCGATTCAGATTCTGAACGGACGCAACTACGGCCCGATTCTCATCAACGAGTCGTCGGCGCATTCGAGTTACAACGGCGGCATGCTCACTGTCACCCGACGCTATGCCAACCGCTTCCAACTGACAGCCAACTACACGTTCTCACGGACGATGGACGATGACTCCAACGAGCGGAACTTCAATCAGGAGTTCGCCATCAACCCCTTCAACCTCAAGCTGGAGCGCGGGCCGTCGAAGCAGGACATCCGGCACAACTTCAACCTGAGCGGACTGGTGGACCTGCCCTATGGTTTCATCGTAAGTGCCATCATTGTCGCCCGGTCAGGGCTGCCCTACACAGCCATCATCGGGGATGATGTGAACAATGATGGCAATGACAACGACCGCGCCATCATCAATGGCGTCGTTGTCGGACGAAACAGCTTCCGCCAGCCCAACTTCTTCAACCTCGACCTGCGGGTGGCCAAGAGTTTCCGGCTCGGCGAAACCAGGCGGCTTGACTTTCTGGCTGAATTCTTCAACGTGACGCGCAACACCAACAAAAACTACGACGTGGATGCCATTGCCATCGTCGAAGGCCCGCGGCCGTTATCCAACGGCACGCTTTCGACAGCGGCGCTCAATCCGGCTGGTTTTCTGCCCTACAGTGCGCCCTCGACCGCGCGTTTTGGCGGCCCACGGCAGGTACAGCTTGGCGTTCGCTTTACGTTTTGA
- a CDS encoding amidase — protein MTERLPQPENPLVQMRATDLVRRLASGEVSARAVVDAHIERIQAVNPQLRAVVVTCFEEARRAADEADARRAQGALLGPLHGLPITIKESFDLAGTPTTLGLTQRAYSQANQDAPLVARLRQAGAIVLGKTNLPQIAMANECENPLYGRTVHPLDARRAPGGSSGGEAAIIAAYGSPLGLGSDIGGSLRLPAHACGIASLKPTAHRLTMQGHAEVFPGMEAIVCQPGPMARHVEDLILAMRVLTANGQDTSRDPAVPPVPWTEPETTSTLQGLRVGYYLDNGLFRPAPAIRRAIREAADALERRGAEVIPWQPPDVAEAFGLFIGILLADDLRYARDLLADEPIWTPLWPYLLLVRLPNVARDMLARIADVAGQRATARLLRAARSRTATGYWQLVEAQKRYRERFLAKLDEQRCDVLLCPADGLPALTHGASAYTTEAVSYTALYNLLGMPAGVVPWTAVGPNEESDRPDTVDLTQRTAREVERDSAGLPVGVQVVARHWREDLVLRVMHALEQERQPPSN, from the coding sequence ATGACCGAACGACTTCCCCAGCCGGAAAATCCACTTGTTCAGATGCGTGCGACCGACCTTGTCCGCCGCCTGGCGTCGGGCGAGGTTTCGGCACGCGCCGTCGTGGATGCCCACATCGAACGCATCCAGGCAGTCAACCCACAGCTCAGGGCGGTCGTGGTGACGTGCTTTGAGGAGGCCCGCCGCGCGGCTGACGAAGCCGACGCCCGCCGCGCCCAAGGCGCGCTACTCGGGCCGTTGCACGGGCTGCCCATCACCATCAAGGAATCCTTCGATCTGGCCGGGACGCCAACCACACTTGGACTGACACAACGCGCCTACAGCCAGGCTAACCAGGATGCGCCACTTGTGGCCCGGTTGCGTCAGGCCGGGGCGATTGTCCTGGGCAAGACCAACCTGCCGCAGATCGCCATGGCGAATGAGTGTGAGAATCCACTGTACGGACGGACGGTACACCCCCTTGACGCACGCCGGGCACCCGGCGGGAGCAGCGGCGGCGAGGCCGCCATCATCGCCGCTTACGGCTCGCCGCTTGGGTTGGGCAGTGACATTGGCGGCAGCCTGCGCCTGCCGGCCCATGCCTGCGGCATCGCTTCACTCAAGCCAACCGCTCACCGGTTGACGATGCAGGGGCACGCCGAGGTGTTCCCCGGCATGGAAGCCATTGTCTGCCAGCCGGGACCCATGGCGCGCCACGTGGAAGACCTGATACTGGCCATGCGCGTCCTGACCGCAAACGGACAAGACACCAGCCGCGACCCGGCCGTTCCACCCGTTCCCTGGACAGAGCCGGAAACCACCTCCACACTTCAGGGGCTGCGCGTCGGCTACTACCTTGACAACGGGCTGTTCCGTCCCGCGCCGGCCATCCGGCGCGCCATCCGGGAAGCCGCCGATGCCCTTGAGCGGCGCGGCGCAGAGGTCATCCCCTGGCAGCCGCCGGACGTTGCCGAAGCCTTTGGGCTGTTTATCGGCATCCTGCTGGCCGATGACCTGCGCTACGCGCGCGACCTGCTCGCGGACGAACCAATCTGGACGCCTCTCTGGCCCTACCTGCTTCTGGTGCGGCTGCCAAACGTGGCCCGTGACATGTTGGCCCGCATCGCTGACGTTGCCGGACAGCGCGCCACGGCCCGGCTGCTGCGGGCGGCGCGTTCCCGAACGGCCACCGGATACTGGCAGCTCGTCGAAGCCCAAAAGCGATACCGCGAGCGATTTCTGGCCAAACTCGATGAGCAACGCTGCGACGTGCTGCTCTGCCCGGCCGACGGATTGCCGGCCCTGACGCACGGGGCAAGCGCCTACACAACAGAAGCCGTCAGTTACACGGCGCTTTACAACCTGCTTGGTATGCCGGCCGGCGTTGTGCCGTGGACAGCCGTCGGACCCAACGAAGAAAGCGACCGGCCGGACACGGTTGATCTGACCCAGCGCACAGCCCGCGAGGTTGAGCGTGACAGCGCCGGCCTGCCGGTTGGCGTGCAGGTCGTGGCGCGCCACTGGCGGGAAGACCTTGTGCTGCGCGTCATGCACGCCTTGGAGCAGGAGAGGCAGCCACCGTCAAACTGA
- a CDS encoding SPFH domain-containing protein, whose translation MEGFLVFIGLFVAITILIILAKSIRIVPQMQVVIIERLGRYAGILSSGPHIIAPFIDSPRTVNWTGFPIGMSYIDLREQYTDLPMQPVITKDNVTVGVDSVIYWQITDPYKAVYEVSDLSGGIIQLTLTAMRSVMGEMDLDETLSSRDIINTKLRTVMDGATNKWGVKVTRVEVRNINPPEDVRVTMEKQMTAERNRRALVLQAEGEKQAAITRAEGEREAAIARAEGERQMQILRADGAAQARLRSAEAEARSIQMVAQALGGAGNPAHYLIMGRYIESLREMAQSPNSKVIFMPVEASGLLSSVGMFKEIFSSDSNNAAPSPAMPSPQPPVPARTVVPTAPATPPPQYVPR comes from the coding sequence ATGGAAGGGTTTCTCGTGTTTATCGGCCTCTTCGTGGCAATTACCATTCTGATCATTCTGGCCAAGTCCATTCGCATTGTGCCGCAGATGCAGGTTGTCATTATCGAACGGCTGGGAAGATATGCCGGCATCCTCAGCAGCGGACCCCACATCATCGCGCCTTTTATTGACTCCCCCCGTACCGTCAACTGGACGGGATTTCCGATTGGCATGAGTTACATTGACCTGCGTGAGCAGTACACGGACTTGCCGATGCAGCCCGTCATCACCAAAGACAACGTGACGGTCGGCGTGGATTCAGTCATCTACTGGCAGATTACCGACCCCTACAAAGCAGTCTATGAAGTTTCCGATCTCTCTGGCGGTATCATCCAGTTGACCCTCACGGCCATGCGCAGCGTGATGGGCGAAATGGACCTCGATGAAACCCTGTCCTCACGGGACATCATCAACACTAAACTGCGGACGGTGATGGATGGGGCGACGAACAAGTGGGGCGTCAAGGTGACGCGCGTCGAAGTGCGCAACATCAACCCGCCGGAAGATGTGCGCGTGACAATGGAAAAGCAGATGACGGCCGAACGGAACCGCCGGGCCCTCGTGCTGCAAGCTGAAGGTGAAAAGCAGGCCGCCATCACCCGCGCCGAAGGGGAACGCGAAGCTGCCATTGCCCGCGCCGAAGGGGAACGCCAGATGCAGATTCTCCGCGCCGACGGTGCCGCCCAAGCACGCCTGCGTTCGGCAGAAGCCGAGGCCCGGTCCATTCAGATGGTGGCCCAGGCGCTGGGAGGCGCCGGCAATCCAGCCCACTACCTCATCATGGGACGCTACATTGAGTCCCTGCGCGAAATGGCCCAAAGCCCCAACAGCAAAGTGATCTTTATGCCGGTCGAAGCCTCGGGCCTGCTGTCATCCGTCGGGATGTTCAAGGAGATTTTCAGCAGTGACAGCAACAACGCGGCTCCCTCACCTGCGATGCCCTCACCCCAGCCCCCAGTGCCAGCGCGAACGGTGGTGCCGACAGCACCGGCAACACCACCGCCACAGTACGTTCCGCGCTAA
- a CDS encoding NfeD family protein has product MMQGITDYLWAVWLVIAALFAVVEVSTVTFIALWFGIGAAGAALVAAFGFSFPFQLLTFVVVSTLLTVSTRRIFQRWLERSTPALPALGDISLIGKRGVVVTESRGPRSEAELELDGTVWTALPLGGDHLKPGEECEVVRIEGNHLYVRPLHPLPDWRAARQTQRQ; this is encoded by the coding sequence ATGATGCAGGGCATAACAGACTACCTTTGGGCGGTGTGGCTGGTGATCGCAGCTTTGTTTGCTGTGGTAGAGGTCTCCACGGTGACGTTCATAGCCCTGTGGTTCGGCATCGGAGCTGCTGGGGCTGCCCTGGTGGCTGCATTTGGTTTCAGCTTCCCCTTCCAACTGCTCACCTTCGTTGTGGTTTCAACCCTGCTGACGGTGAGCACACGGCGCATCTTCCAGCGGTGGCTGGAACGCTCCACACCGGCGCTGCCGGCACTGGGCGACATCAGCCTGATTGGAAAACGGGGCGTCGTCGTCACGGAAAGCCGGGGGCCGCGCAGCGAAGCGGAACTGGAACTCGATGGCACCGTCTGGACGGCGCTGCCCCTGGGCGGAGATCACCTGAAACCTGGTGAAGAATGCGAAGTGGTACGCATTGAAGGCAACCATCTCTATGTGCGCCCGCTACACCCCCTGCCAGACTGGAGAGCTGCCAGACAAACCCAGCGACAATAA